Proteins encoded by one window of Halomonas chromatireducens:
- a CDS encoding ArsA family ATPase translates to MKDLLDKRLLWVGGKGGVGKTTVAASLAVLAARRDRRVLVVSTDPAHSLGDVFDRELGDTPRRLLPNLDAMEIDPDIEVEAHLSRVTEQMRRYAAPEMMKELERQMRLTRQSPGTQEAALLERLSRLVTDDEAPYDLIIFDTAPTGHTLRLLTLPEAMAAWTDGLLSHNRKSEELGKVLSHLTPRRGRDVATPFDDPQEDPLSDLDEKTRDVARTLIDRRRLFHRARRRIENPEETSFLFVMTPERLPILETVRAVEALEAVNIPVAGTLVNRVIPDDADGEFLRARREQEATYLARIDDQLTRLPRPRLPWLPTDVQGIDVLEGLADRLEALGF, encoded by the coding sequence ATGAAGGATCTTCTAGATAAACGCCTGCTCTGGGTAGGCGGCAAGGGCGGTGTCGGCAAGACCACCGTAGCCGCCTCGCTGGCGGTGCTGGCGGCGCGGCGCGACCGCCGCGTGCTGGTGGTCTCCACCGACCCGGCGCACAGCCTGGGCGACGTCTTCGACCGGGAACTGGGCGACACCCCGCGTCGGCTGCTGCCGAACCTGGATGCCATGGAGATCGACCCGGACATCGAGGTCGAAGCGCACCTGTCCCGTGTCACCGAGCAGATGCGGCGCTATGCCGCGCCGGAGATGATGAAGGAACTCGAGCGGCAGATGCGTTTGACGCGGCAGTCGCCCGGCACCCAGGAGGCCGCGCTGCTGGAGCGACTCTCGCGACTGGTGACTGACGACGAGGCGCCCTATGACCTGATCATCTTTGATACCGCGCCCACCGGCCATACGCTGCGGCTGCTTACCTTGCCGGAGGCGATGGCCGCCTGGACCGATGGGCTGCTGTCCCATAATCGCAAGTCCGAAGAGTTGGGCAAGGTCCTCTCGCACCTGACGCCCAGGCGTGGCCGCGATGTGGCGACCCCCTTCGACGACCCTCAGGAAGATCCGCTGAGCGACCTGGATGAGAAGACCCGGGATGTGGCTCGCACCCTGATCGACCGGCGGCGGCTGTTTCATCGCGCACGTCGACGGATCGAAAATCCGGAAGAGACGAGCTTTCTGTTCGTCATGACACCGGAGCGACTGCCGATCCTGGAGACGGTGCGTGCCGTCGAGGCGCTGGAGGCAGTCAATATTCCGGTGGCCGGTACCCTGGTCAATCGGGTGATACCCGATGATGCCGATGGGGAGTTCCTGCGTGCCCGTCGCGAGCAGGAGGCTACCTATCTGGCACGTATCGATGACCAGCTGACAAGACTGCCACGCCCGCGCCTTCCCTGGCTGCCCACCGACGTCCAGGGAATCGACGTCCTCGAAGGGCTGGCCGATCGATTGGAGGCGCTGGGTTTCTGA
- a CDS encoding diguanylate cyclase, producing the protein MTPPFSSLRHRFFLALGGVLCFALLALILVARYQIMPILLEDEEKYASGELDRVERTLGSELNHMRRLVEDWAWWDDTYDFIQGQRPEYTDSNIYESTLETLDLKMMIFLDVRNQPSWVAGYDEDGEFTSCPDTAPPCDWATTYINYLQARLDSENEASQTWLLAQPELAMAAMSGIYQSRETSPSAGWLMMVRPLSAPWLEQLRDTTGIDLHLTSIAAENEAVHESLERVSATHMAASRAVDAMPDDRLVRIDATLPRQRYQASLETFRFALYWTSGVLVLTVLVVLWLLESIVLAPLRQFSRYTQRLHLDTTPSPMPASLLNRHDEIGTLAQEFRHLLDHQYQQSTLLLELSQHDSLTGLANRRLFDEQLKQTMHQAQTHGTQVATLMIDIDHFKLYNDHYGHLAGDDCLSTLAEFMQGHLASHRFLAARTGGEEFSILMPGTSLNEALDHAHELLEAINSLALPHEYSPTSPYVTVSIGVAARQDNLSTPSDIMRAADQAMYQAKAGGRNRVAAYQAQDQTSSIEH; encoded by the coding sequence ATGACCCCACCCTTCTCGTCACTCCGCCACCGCTTTTTCCTCGCTCTCGGCGGCGTGCTGTGCTTCGCGCTGCTGGCGCTGATACTGGTGGCCCGCTACCAGATCATGCCGATTCTACTGGAGGACGAGGAGAAGTATGCCAGCGGCGAACTGGATCGGGTCGAGCGTACCCTGGGCAGCGAACTTAACCATATGCGGCGCCTGGTGGAGGACTGGGCATGGTGGGACGATACCTACGACTTCATCCAGGGTCAGCGCCCGGAGTATACCGACTCCAACATCTATGAAAGTACCCTGGAAACCCTCGATCTCAAGATGATGATCTTTCTCGATGTCCGCAACCAGCCCAGCTGGGTAGCAGGCTATGACGAGGATGGCGAGTTCACGTCCTGCCCCGACACGGCCCCCCCCTGCGACTGGGCCACTACCTATATCAACTACCTGCAAGCCAGACTCGACAGCGAAAACGAAGCGTCACAAACCTGGCTACTCGCCCAGCCAGAGCTCGCCATGGCGGCCATGTCGGGCATCTACCAGAGCCGGGAAACGTCTCCCTCGGCCGGCTGGCTGATGATGGTGCGCCCCCTTTCGGCGCCCTGGCTTGAACAGCTCCGCGACACAACCGGCATCGATCTGCACCTGACCAGCATCGCAGCGGAGAACGAGGCAGTCCACGAAAGCCTGGAACGGGTTTCAGCGACTCACATGGCGGCAAGCCGAGCGGTCGACGCCATGCCCGACGACCGGTTGGTTCGCATCGATGCGACTCTCCCGCGCCAGCGTTACCAGGCCAGCCTGGAGACCTTTCGCTTTGCGCTCTACTGGACCAGCGGGGTACTGGTCCTGACAGTGCTGGTGGTGCTGTGGCTGCTCGAGAGCATCGTACTGGCCCCGCTTCGCCAATTCTCACGCTATACGCAGCGCCTGCATCTCGATACGACACCTTCTCCCATGCCAGCCTCGTTGTTGAATCGGCACGACGAGATCGGCACCCTGGCCCAGGAATTTCGCCACCTGCTCGACCATCAGTACCAGCAATCCACCCTCCTGCTCGAATTGTCTCAACATGATTCGCTGACCGGACTTGCCAACCGCCGTCTGTTCGATGAACAACTCAAACAGACCATGCATCAGGCGCAGACCCATGGCACGCAGGTAGCCACCTTGATGATCGATATCGACCATTTCAAGCTTTACAACGATCACTATGGCCACCTTGCCGGCGATGATTGCCTGTCCACCCTCGCTGAATTCATGCAAGGCCACTTGGCCTCTCACCGGTTTCTGGCCGCCCGCACCGGAGGCGAGGAGTTCAGCATCCTGATGCCCGGCACCTCACTGAATGAAGCACTGGACCATGCCCACGAGCTGCTGGAGGCAATCAATTCACTGGCGCTGCCCCATGAGTACTCCCCAACCAGCCCCTACGTGACAGTCAGCATCGGGGTTGCCGCCAGGCAGGACAACCTGTCGACGCCAAGCGATATCATGCGCGCCGCCGACCAAGCCATGTACCAGGCCAAGGCCGGCGGGCGGAACCGAGTAGCGGCTTACCAGGCTCAGGATCAGACCAGCAGCATCGAACACTAG
- a CDS encoding tripartite tricarboxylate transporter permease has product MADYIDAFGLVFQGYVLLAIAGGTLLGLIMGALPGLTAAMAIALLLPLTFGMPPVMGVGMLLGTLCGAIAGGSVSATLLNIPGTPSSVATTLDAFPMARKGQAGRALGIAIVASFLGGIFSAIVLSVLAPPIAEFALRFGAAEYFALSIFGLVIIASVAKSLIKGLVAGLIGLLLATVGTDPIAGVTRFTYGQSSLLTGINLLPALIGLFAVSQVLADVVDYFKTEKIGKSKAKLDKASPRWLEVLRNWKVLLSSSVIGTIVGAIPGAGGSIASFLSYDQAKKMSKTPEKFGTGHPEGIVASESSNNSLVGGSLIPMLTLGVPGEAATAVLMGGLMIQGIRPGPMLFAEQGAIIYGIFIAFFVANIFMLMFQWFGIRIFVKVLQIPRKLLMAMILVFCVIGVYAVDSDIFNVYLMLGFGVLGYFLNKYGFGTAPVILGLILGPIAESNLRRALLLSGGDWSVFVMRPISFTFLAVALIFLIFTYWQNTRHKTLLT; this is encoded by the coding sequence ATGGCTGATTATATCGATGCCTTCGGGCTTGTGTTCCAGGGCTATGTCTTGCTGGCTATAGCCGGGGGTACACTGCTCGGCCTGATCATGGGGGCTCTGCCCGGCTTGACCGCGGCCATGGCCATCGCTCTTCTGCTGCCGCTGACCTTTGGTATGCCGCCGGTGATGGGGGTCGGCATGCTGTTGGGCACTCTCTGTGGTGCCATCGCCGGTGGCTCCGTGTCGGCTACACTGCTCAATATTCCAGGCACTCCCTCGTCAGTAGCCACCACCCTGGATGCCTTTCCCATGGCCCGTAAGGGCCAGGCCGGGCGGGCCCTTGGGATCGCCATTGTGGCTTCCTTCCTGGGGGGGATCTTCAGTGCGATAGTACTGAGCGTTCTGGCGCCGCCCATCGCCGAGTTCGCCCTACGGTTCGGTGCAGCCGAGTATTTCGCACTGAGTATTTTCGGGCTGGTCATCATTGCTTCCGTGGCCAAGAGCCTGATCAAGGGGCTTGTGGCGGGTCTTATTGGCTTACTGCTGGCGACAGTTGGCACTGACCCCATTGCGGGTGTCACGCGCTTCACCTATGGCCAGTCTTCCCTCCTTACGGGTATTAACCTCTTGCCGGCACTGATCGGTCTCTTCGCCGTTTCCCAGGTGTTGGCCGATGTCGTTGACTACTTCAAGACCGAAAAGATCGGAAAATCCAAGGCTAAACTGGATAAAGCGTCACCGCGTTGGCTGGAAGTCCTGAGGAACTGGAAGGTACTGCTGTCGAGTTCTGTTATCGGCACCATCGTAGGTGCCATTCCAGGAGCCGGGGGTAGTATTGCGTCATTCCTCTCTTATGACCAAGCCAAGAAAATGTCCAAGACGCCCGAAAAGTTTGGGACCGGTCACCCTGAAGGTATCGTGGCCTCCGAGTCATCAAACAACTCTTTGGTGGGTGGTTCACTCATTCCCATGTTGACGCTGGGAGTGCCAGGTGAGGCGGCAACAGCGGTGCTGATGGGAGGCTTGATGATCCAGGGAATCCGTCCTGGGCCAATGCTTTTCGCTGAGCAGGGAGCCATCATCTACGGAATTTTCATTGCCTTCTTCGTTGCCAATATCTTCATGCTGATGTTCCAGTGGTTTGGGATTCGTATCTTCGTCAAGGTACTGCAAATTCCGCGCAAGCTACTGATGGCGATGATTTTGGTGTTCTGTGTGATCGGCGTCTACGCCGTCGACTCGGATATCTTCAATGTTTATCTGATGCTTGGGTTCGGGGTGCTCGGCTACTTCCTGAACAAGTATGGTTTCGGTACGGCACCCGTCATCCTGGGGCTGATCCTGGGGCCCATTGCCGAGTCCAATCTGCGCCGTGCCCTGTTGCTGTCGGGGGGAGATTGGTCGGTCTTTGTGATGCGTCCGATCAGTTTCACCTTCCTGGCCGTGGCTCTAATCTTTTTGATCTTCACCTATTGGCAGAATACTCGCCACAAGACTCTACTGACCTGA
- the rsxB gene encoding electron transport complex subunit RsxB — protein MRGDSTLIDAIDALLPQTQCGKCGHPGCRPYAEAIADGEAINLCPPGGQQTVTQLAQLTGRPPLPLDQPAQPPLVAWIREAECIGCTKCIQACPVDAILGAAKRMHTVLAAECTGCELCVAPCPVDCIDLLPHPDWLAADSEADRQGYLDSRARKGRRRFEARNRRLTRQAREKRLERQRRLIRQTSRTSRSSADNRPERRQRQMAVNAAEQALRRARQQLAHAERQDTAEAIAMAQDRVAQATRLLDDARTSLDNTPAR, from the coding sequence GTGAGGGGCGACTCAACGCTGATTGATGCCATCGACGCCCTGTTGCCGCAGACGCAGTGCGGCAAGTGTGGCCATCCGGGCTGTCGACCCTACGCCGAGGCAATTGCTGACGGCGAGGCGATCAACCTCTGCCCTCCCGGGGGCCAGCAAACCGTGACGCAGCTTGCCCAGTTGACAGGCCGCCCCCCGCTGCCCCTCGACCAACCGGCCCAGCCCCCCCTGGTCGCCTGGATCCGCGAGGCGGAGTGCATCGGCTGCACCAAGTGCATCCAGGCCTGCCCGGTAGACGCCATCCTCGGCGCAGCCAAGCGCATGCATACGGTCCTCGCCGCAGAGTGTACCGGCTGCGAACTGTGCGTCGCGCCATGCCCGGTCGACTGCATCGATCTGCTACCCCATCCCGACTGGCTTGCCGCCGACAGCGAAGCGGACAGGCAAGGCTATCTGGATTCCCGGGCTCGCAAGGGGCGACGGCGCTTCGAGGCGCGCAATCGGCGCCTGACAAGGCAGGCACGTGAGAAGCGCCTGGAACGCCAGCGCCGCCTGATCCGCCAAACCTCTCGCACCAGCCGTAGCAGTGCGGACAATCGGCCCGAGCGACGTCAACGCCAGATGGCCGTCAATGCTGCCGAACAGGCCCTGCGCCGCGCCAGGCAGCAGTTGGCCCATGCAGAGCGCCAGGACACTGCCGAGGCAATCGCGATGGCCCAGGATCGAGTAGCACAGGCAACCAGACTGCTCGACGATGCCCGCACTTCCCTGGACAACACGCCCGCACGCTGA
- a CDS encoding Bug family tripartite tricarboxylate transporter substrate binding protein: MKKTMIAVSMAVAATGLATFAQAAENYPERSIEFIVPYGPGGGSDNVVRALQPKIEEALGGTLVIRNISGGGGAVGYNRAVNAAADGYTVTTPNNANFTLEGLGNVDFTYGDFEYIARVLVEPYILAVRQNDDWTDFESLMESIEAGNRLSVGFSGVGSSTHVTAVAIGEELGVDFNFIPFDGGSAAVSAAMGGHVDAVVLNPNEILSAVEGGRLNPMLSTGEDRTDIFPDTPTMVELGYELELNQWRGIAAPKGISQEIEDKWVEAVKHAVEDPAFQRFAKEGGSEVMPLFGEELDEFVRRTADLMIPIAQSVQE, encoded by the coding sequence ATGAAAAAGACAATGATTGCAGTGTCAATGGCCGTAGCAGCCACCGGGTTGGCCACATTTGCTCAGGCTGCCGAAAACTATCCGGAGCGCAGCATCGAGTTCATCGTGCCCTATGGCCCGGGCGGTGGTTCAGACAATGTCGTGCGAGCCTTGCAACCCAAGATCGAGGAAGCCTTGGGCGGTACATTGGTTATTCGCAACATCTCCGGCGGGGGAGGTGCCGTTGGCTATAACCGTGCTGTCAATGCCGCAGCCGATGGTTACACCGTGACCACGCCGAACAATGCGAATTTTACTCTCGAAGGTCTGGGCAACGTCGACTTCACCTATGGTGATTTCGAGTACATTGCTCGTGTGCTGGTTGAGCCCTACATCCTGGCGGTTCGTCAGAATGATGACTGGACCGATTTCGAGTCACTGATGGAGTCGATCGAGGCGGGAAACCGGTTATCCGTAGGCTTCTCTGGCGTCGGCTCCTCGACTCATGTCACGGCTGTTGCCATTGGTGAAGAGTTGGGCGTCGACTTCAATTTCATTCCCTTCGATGGCGGTTCGGCTGCCGTATCGGCGGCCATGGGCGGCCATGTGGATGCCGTGGTGCTCAACCCCAACGAGATCCTGTCCGCGGTGGAGGGTGGTCGACTCAACCCCATGCTCTCTACCGGTGAGGACCGCACCGACATTTTCCCAGATACCCCGACCATGGTCGAGTTGGGCTATGAACTCGAGCTGAACCAGTGGCGTGGCATTGCTGCACCCAAGGGCATCAGCCAGGAAATCGAGGACAAGTGGGTCGAAGCCGTCAAGCATGCCGTCGAGGACCCAGCTTTCCAGAGGTTTGCCAAGGAAGGGGGCTCCGAAGTCATGCCGCTCTTTGGCGAGGAACTGGATGAGTTCGTTCGCCGCACGGCTGACCTCATGATTCCCATCGCCCAAAGCGTTCAGGAATAA
- a CDS encoding TetR/AcrR family transcriptional regulator, translating into MGVLSQKIAQGRATREKLIAAARAEFGERGYAETSVEEIVRRAELTKGAFYHHFSGKDELFLRVFENIKRELGRAAFVIHGDYKPFSEPDSRNIRMDETFHARSNRDIWRQLNDRCRRYVELHIDPDLRRIVLVDARWVLSWETWQRVEGEHGITLLRADLRIAMRRGIVRALPLPTLATLLTGVLNETCLLVANRPQSEAALDDAMTVISSFLDGLQTDEFRQGSGSLP; encoded by the coding sequence TTGGGTGTACTCTCGCAGAAAATTGCTCAGGGTCGGGCCACCCGGGAAAAGCTGATCGCGGCGGCACGGGCCGAGTTTGGCGAGCGTGGCTACGCCGAGACTTCCGTCGAAGAAATCGTCCGGCGCGCCGAGCTCACCAAGGGCGCGTTCTATCATCACTTCTCGGGAAAGGACGAGTTGTTCCTGCGAGTGTTCGAGAACATCAAGCGCGAACTGGGACGAGCGGCATTCGTCATTCATGGCGACTACAAACCGTTCAGCGAGCCGGATTCTCGCAACATCCGGATGGATGAGACCTTCCACGCCCGCAGCAACCGCGATATCTGGCGGCAGCTCAACGATCGCTGCCGGCGCTACGTCGAACTCCACATCGATCCCGATCTGCGGCGCATCGTGCTGGTAGACGCCCGCTGGGTGCTTTCCTGGGAAACCTGGCAGCGCGTCGAGGGCGAGCACGGCATCACTCTGTTGCGAGCGGATCTGCGCATCGCGATGCGCCGCGGCATCGTGCGCGCGCTTCCGCTGCCCACGCTGGCGACGCTGCTGACGGGGGTCCTGAACGAGACCTGTCTACTGGTGGCCAACAGGCCCCAATCGGAGGCAGCGCTGGACGATGCGATGACCGTTATCTCGAGCTTCCTCGACGGACTGCAAACCGACGAGTTTCGCCAGGGAAGCGGAAGCCTACCTTAA
- the nth gene encoding endonuclease III, translating to MNAQKRLEIFTRLREHNPEPTTELHWSTPFELLTAVLLSAQATDVGVNKATARLFPVANTPQAILDLGIDGLKEHIRTIGLYNTKAENLMKTCRILVEQHGCKVPKTRADLEALPGVGRKTANVILNTAFGEPTIAVDTHIFRVSNRTGLAKGKDVVEVEKKLLRHVPREFLQDAHHWLILHGRYTCVARKPRCGSCVIEDLCEFKDKVDL from the coding sequence ATGAATGCCCAGAAACGCTTAGAGATCTTCACACGATTACGCGAGCACAACCCGGAGCCCACCACGGAGTTGCACTGGTCGACCCCTTTCGAGCTACTCACGGCGGTGCTGCTCTCTGCCCAGGCTACGGACGTCGGTGTGAACAAGGCCACCGCCAGGCTGTTCCCGGTGGCCAATACGCCGCAGGCGATACTCGATCTCGGTATCGATGGGCTTAAGGAGCACATCAGGACGATTGGCCTGTATAACACCAAGGCCGAGAACCTGATGAAGACCTGCCGCATACTGGTCGAACAGCATGGCTGCAAAGTCCCGAAAACCCGTGCCGACCTGGAAGCGCTGCCCGGCGTCGGCCGCAAGACCGCGAACGTGATCCTCAATACCGCCTTTGGCGAACCTACCATTGCCGTAGACACGCACATCTTCAGGGTGTCGAATCGCACCGGCCTTGCCAAGGGCAAGGATGTGGTAGAGGTGGAAAAGAAGCTACTGCGTCATGTCCCCCGGGAATTTCTGCAGGACGCCCACCATTGGTTGATCCTGCACGGACGCTACACATGCGTGGCGCGGAAGCCGCGCTGCGGCAGCTGTGTCATCGAGGATCTCTGCGAGTTCAAGGACAAAGTCGACCTCTAG
- a CDS encoding YdcF family protein, translated as MSLLKLLLLPPTINVLLVLLGLMLGLRRLLGALLAMLGLVGLLALATPLASHALRQGLEPYPVPLPSQLETAQAIVILGGGRDYNAPEFDWGDAPANATWRRLAYGTHLHRDTDLPILVSGGRVHDEHSAEASLMAAALREVFDVPVHWMEGESRNTTENARFSADMLLATDISHVALVSQAWHLPRAVAEFEAAGLTVIPAPTEFTSPPPQGWHAWIPRAYHLNQSTRALNEWLGRAWLAMRDRLPL; from the coding sequence ATGAGCCTACTCAAACTCCTGCTGCTGCCCCCCACCATCAATGTGCTGCTGGTATTGCTCGGGCTGATGCTCGGGCTTCGGCGCCTGCTTGGGGCATTGCTGGCAATGCTGGGCCTGGTCGGGCTGCTCGCACTCGCTACCCCTCTGGCCAGCCACGCCCTGCGCCAGGGTTTGGAGCCCTACCCAGTACCGTTGCCCAGCCAGCTGGAGACCGCACAGGCCATCGTGATCCTGGGCGGCGGCCGTGACTACAATGCCCCGGAATTCGATTGGGGCGATGCCCCCGCCAACGCCACCTGGCGACGCCTTGCCTACGGGACGCATCTGCATCGTGACACCGACTTGCCGATACTGGTCAGCGGTGGCCGGGTGCATGACGAGCACAGCGCCGAAGCCAGCCTGATGGCGGCAGCGCTGCGCGAGGTCTTCGACGTGCCGGTTCACTGGATGGAGGGCGAGAGCCGAAATACCACCGAGAACGCCCGCTTCAGCGCCGACATGTTGCTCGCCACGGATATCAGCCATGTGGCGCTGGTATCCCAGGCCTGGCACCTGCCCCGTGCCGTGGCGGAGTTCGAAGCCGCCGGGCTGACTGTCATCCCTGCGCCGACGGAATTCACCAGCCCGCCGCCACAGGGGTGGCACGCCTGGATACCGCGGGCGTATCACCTCAATCAGAGTACCCGAGCACTGAACGAGTGGTTGGGTCGCGCCTGGCTAGCCATGCGCGACAGGCTGCCGCTGTAG
- the kdgD gene encoding 5-dehydro-4-deoxyglucarate dehydratase encodes MKFSRAAVVHAVGDGLLSFPITDFDDEGRFDADSYRRRLEWFISHEISAVFVAGGTGEFFNLSLDEYREVVRVAVETVNGKLPVIASAGLSVESGKAFATAAEEEGADGILLMPPYLTECPQDGLVEYARQICDATTVNVIYYNRGNGILNAESVQALADLCPNLIGLKDGKGDMQALNRIVKTVGDRLVYVGGVPTAEIFAEAYLAIGVNTYSSAVFNFVPDMAVKFYKELRKGNSEVVKQITNDFIIPFVDLRDRKAGYAVSLIKAGAEIIGRPAGSVRAPLTMPSSEEHQQLEKLVSIAKQL; translated from the coding sequence GTGAAATTTTCCAGAGCAGCTGTGGTACACGCCGTAGGTGATGGACTGCTGTCTTTTCCCATTACCGATTTCGATGACGAAGGCCGCTTCGATGCGGATAGCTATCGTCGCCGCCTGGAGTGGTTCATCAGCCACGAGATTTCGGCCGTCTTCGTAGCCGGCGGCACAGGCGAATTCTTCAACCTCTCGCTGGATGAATATCGCGAAGTGGTGCGCGTGGCTGTCGAGACGGTGAATGGCAAGCTACCGGTCATCGCCAGCGCCGGGCTGAGTGTCGAGAGCGGCAAGGCCTTTGCGACAGCCGCCGAGGAAGAGGGCGCTGACGGAATCCTGCTGATGCCTCCCTACCTCACAGAATGTCCCCAGGACGGTCTTGTCGAGTATGCGCGCCAGATCTGCGACGCGACTACGGTGAACGTCATCTACTACAACCGCGGTAACGGCATCCTCAATGCCGAGTCGGTCCAGGCGTTGGCGGACCTGTGCCCGAACTTGATCGGCCTGAAGGATGGCAAGGGCGACATGCAGGCGCTGAACAGGATCGTCAAGACCGTGGGGGATCGCCTGGTCTACGTCGGCGGCGTGCCGACCGCTGAAATCTTTGCTGAAGCTTATTTGGCCATTGGTGTGAATACCTACTCCTCGGCCGTGTTCAACTTCGTGCCGGACATGGCCGTCAAGTTCTACAAGGAACTCCGCAAGGGGAATAGTGAGGTCGTCAAGCAGATCACCAACGACTTCATTATCCCCTTCGTGGATCTCAGGGATCGGAAGGCGGGCTATGCCGTCAGCCTGATCAAGGCCGGCGCCGAGATTATAGGGCGTCCGGCGGGTAGCGTGCGCGCTCCTCTGACCATGCCCTCCTCCGAGGAGCACCAGCAGCTCGAAAAGCTGGTGAGCATCGCCAAGCAACTATAA
- a CDS encoding tripartite tricarboxylate transporter TctB family protein, which yields MNRPVSEIVVHLVLIGLAGYFLVESFSIRGSAAGGSLPPAFFPKAICILLLVLLSISLLKAIHGMVKKREGAAEISSSHSAVIPVISWLVVLSLLIIYAVLLERLGYILSTTLLVFCVVGTLVIFSADPDNRVSAKGVAQLGAFAASVSVTIFLLFSKGFGIMLPTLGMMGV from the coding sequence ATGAACAGGCCTGTCAGTGAAATTGTCGTTCACTTGGTGCTGATAGGCCTTGCGGGATACTTCCTTGTTGAATCTTTTTCGATACGTGGAAGTGCAGCCGGCGGTAGTCTACCGCCGGCCTTTTTCCCCAAGGCAATCTGCATTCTTCTATTGGTGTTGTTGAGCATCTCCCTGCTCAAGGCTATCCATGGAATGGTAAAGAAAAGGGAAGGAGCGGCTGAGATCAGTTCTTCTCACAGTGCGGTTATTCCTGTTATCAGCTGGCTTGTGGTCTTGTCGCTTCTGATTATTTATGCCGTGTTGCTAGAGCGACTTGGTTATATCTTATCGACAACTCTGTTGGTGTTTTGTGTGGTGGGTACGCTGGTGATCTTTAGTGCCGATCCTGACAATCGAGTGTCGGCCAAGGGGGTCGCTCAGTTGGGAGCTTTTGCAGCTTCCGTATCCGTTACGATTTTTCTCCTCTTTAGCAAAGGGTTCGGCATCATGCTGCCAACCCTTGGCATGATGGGGGTATAG
- a CDS encoding cory-CC-star protein: MHDDHGSGHDPRLERIRAWLGQARFFAEEVYSSRYRGAIARARRDEDDLFMLLVFSEMMGVPNPAAYYTLELQPLLLERFHDWHCRMGMERSPLDHFKCC, encoded by the coding sequence ATGCACGACGATCATGGCAGCGGTCATGATCCTCGTCTCGAACGGATTCGGGCCTGGCTCGGCCAGGCCCGTTTCTTCGCGGAGGAGGTCTACTCTTCGCGCTACCGCGGTGCAATTGCCCGTGCACGGCGAGACGAGGACGACCTGTTCATGCTGCTGGTGTTCTCCGAGATGATGGGCGTACCCAATCCGGCCGCCTACTACACCCTGGAGCTCCAGCCGCTATTGCTCGAGCGCTTCCACGACTGGCACTGTCGCATGGGCATGGAGCGCTCGCCGCTGGATCATTTCAAGTGCTGTTAG
- a CDS encoding DUF4242 domain-containing protein: protein MPMYVIEREVPGAHELTAEQLQEASRQSNAVRNELGSADLQWMHSYISEDKIYCVYIAKDTDIIQEHSRCLDIPISRVCRVGSVTNPTTGGA, encoded by the coding sequence ATGCCAATGTACGTGATCGAGCGCGAAGTTCCGGGAGCCCATGAGCTTACCGCCGAGCAGTTGCAAGAGGCGTCCCGCCAGTCCAACGCAGTCCGCAACGAACTGGGGTCGGCCGATCTGCAGTGGATGCACAGCTACATCTCCGAGGACAAGATCTATTGTGTCTATATTGCGAAAGACACCGACATCATCCAGGAGCACTCACGCTGTCTGGATATCCCCATCAGTCGAGTCTGCCGCGTCGGGAGCGTGACTAACCCGACGACCGGAGGGGCATGA